In one Chitinivorax sp. PXF-14 genomic region, the following are encoded:
- a CDS encoding ParB/RepB/Spo0J family partition protein gives MAKLKGLGRGLEALLGDSAPEKQSEQLLTLHVDHLQPGKYQPRTHMDQQALVELAASIKAQGLMQPILVRPLVSGRYEIIAGERRWRAARLAGLDKVPVVARSVADEAALAMALIENIQRENLNPLEEAQGIQRLIDEFGMTHDSCAQALGRSRSAVSNLLRLLNLPEPVRDLVYAGQLDMGHARALLSLPVVQQIDTANLVADKGMSVRETERLVQHLLAPAQGKPARQIDPDVARLQEEVSERIGAAVKILSGKKGRGRITIEYGTLDQLDDLLSKLR, from the coding sequence ATGGCGAAATTGAAGGGACTGGGGCGCGGCCTCGAAGCATTGCTCGGCGACAGCGCCCCCGAAAAACAGAGCGAACAGCTGCTGACGCTGCACGTCGATCATTTGCAGCCCGGTAAGTATCAGCCGCGCACGCACATGGATCAGCAGGCGTTGGTCGAGTTGGCCGCGTCCATCAAGGCGCAAGGCTTGATGCAGCCGATCCTGGTGCGCCCCTTGGTGTCCGGCCGCTACGAAATCATCGCGGGGGAACGTCGCTGGCGTGCCGCCCGTCTGGCCGGTCTCGACAAGGTGCCGGTGGTTGCGCGCAGCGTGGCTGACGAGGCCGCGCTGGCAATGGCGCTGATCGAAAACATCCAGCGCGAGAACCTCAATCCGCTTGAAGAAGCGCAGGGTATCCAGCGCCTGATCGACGAGTTCGGCATGACGCACGACAGCTGCGCGCAGGCGCTGGGGCGCTCGCGCAGTGCGGTGTCCAACCTGTTGCGCCTGCTCAACCTGCCCGAGCCAGTGCGCGACCTGGTGTACGCCGGCCAGCTCGATATGGGTCATGCCCGCGCGCTGCTGAGCCTGCCCGTGGTCCAGCAGATTGATACTGCCAATCTGGTGGCCGACAAGGGCATGTCGGTGCGCGAGACGGAGCGCCTGGTGCAGCATCTGCTCGCTCCAGCGCAGGGTAAGCCTGCACGCCAGATCGATCCCGACGTCGCGCGCCTGCAGGAGGAGGTGTCCGAGCGCATCGGCGCGGCCGTCAAGATTCTCTCCGGCAAAAAGGGGCGGGGGCGTATCACGATCGAGTACGGAACGCTGGATCAGCTCGACGACCTGCTCTCCAAGCTGCGTTAG
- a CDS encoding ParA family protein translates to MAKIIAITNQKGGVGKTTTAVNLAASLAVQESRVLLVDLDPQGNATMGSGVAKGQLQRSVYHVLLDVCGVGEAILRSESGGYDLLPANRELGGAEVELVEMAGRESRLRAALEGVAGDYDFILIDCPPSLNLLTLNGLVAAERVMIPMQCEYYALEGLTDLVNTLRKVRASLNPKIDIEGLLRTMFDPRSSLAQQVAEQLKQHFGDKVYDTVIPRNVRLAEAPSHGLPALAYDKGSKGAQAYLALAQEILRKMPTAATV, encoded by the coding sequence ATGGCGAAGATCATCGCGATCACCAATCAGAAGGGCGGGGTCGGCAAGACCACCACGGCGGTCAACCTGGCCGCCAGCCTGGCAGTCCAGGAAAGCCGAGTGTTGCTGGTCGACCTCGACCCGCAAGGCAACGCCACCATGGGTAGCGGTGTGGCCAAGGGCCAGCTGCAACGCTCGGTCTACCACGTGCTGCTCGACGTCTGCGGCGTCGGGGAGGCTATCCTGCGTTCCGAATCGGGCGGCTATGATCTGTTGCCGGCAAACCGCGAACTCGGTGGGGCCGAAGTCGAGCTGGTCGAGATGGCGGGCCGCGAGTCGCGCCTGCGGGCGGCCCTTGAAGGTGTGGCTGGCGATTACGACTTCATCCTGATCGATTGCCCGCCGTCGCTCAATCTGCTGACCCTGAACGGCCTGGTCGCTGCCGAGCGCGTGATGATCCCGATGCAGTGCGAATACTACGCGCTCGAAGGCCTCACCGATCTCGTCAACACCCTGCGCAAGGTCCGTGCCAGCCTGAATCCGAAAATCGATATCGAAGGCTTGCTGCGCACCATGTTCGACCCGCGTTCCAGTCTGGCACAGCAAGTGGCCGAGCAGCTCAAGCAGCATTTCGGCGACAAGGTCTACGATACGGTGATCCCGCGCAATGTCCGTCTGGCCGAGGCGCCAAGCCATGGCTTGCCGGCGCTGGCCTATGACAAGGGCTCAAAGGGCGCACAGGCCTATCTGGCGCTCGCGCAGGAAATTTTGCGCAAAATGCCGACTGCGGCAACTGTTTAA
- the rsmG gene encoding 16S rRNA (guanine(527)-N(7))-methyltransferase RsmG yields MTLAEQLAAGIAELGQSLSDEVQRKLLDYIGLLDKWNKVYSLTAIREPERMVSLHLLDCLAAIPHLHAPRVLDVGSGGGMPGIPLAIVDPAVEVTMLDSNQKKTSFLRQALIDLDLPRARVITDRVEAVHDEQGFGLITSRAFSDLAEFVRLTRHLLAGGGRWVAMKGVHPYEEIAQLPKDVIVKQVIPLRVPGLDAERHLIVMEVG; encoded by the coding sequence ATGACCTTGGCCGAACAACTTGCCGCCGGCATTGCTGAACTGGGCCAGAGCCTGTCCGACGAGGTCCAGCGCAAGCTGCTCGACTACATCGGCCTGCTCGACAAGTGGAACAAGGTCTACAGCCTGACGGCGATCCGCGAGCCGGAACGCATGGTCAGCCTGCACCTGCTCGACTGCCTGGCGGCGATCCCGCATCTGCATGCGCCGCGCGTTCTCGATGTCGGCTCGGGGGGCGGCATGCCGGGCATTCCGCTGGCGATCGTCGATCCCGCGGTCGAGGTGACCATGCTCGACAGCAATCAGAAAAAGACCAGCTTCCTGCGCCAGGCCTTGATTGACCTTGATCTGCCCCGGGCACGCGTCATCACCGACCGCGTCGAGGCCGTGCACGACGAGCAGGGGTTTGGCTTGATCACCTCGCGGGCATTTTCCGACCTCGCCGAGTTTGTCCGCCTCACGCGCCATCTGCTGGCTGGTGGTGGGCGCTGGGTGGCGATGAAGGGCGTGCACCCATACGAGGAGATTGCCCAGTTGCCCAAGGATGTCATCGTGAAGCAGGTGATCCCGCTGCGCGTGCCGGGGCTCGATGCCGAGCGCCACCTCATCGTGATGGAGGTGGGCTGA